Below is a genomic region from Granulibacter bethesdensis CGDNIH1.
ATGCCGTCGCCGGGACTGATCGTTACTATACTGCCGGTCAGCGGGTCAGCGTGGTGATGCCGAGTGATCTGACCCCCAAATGGGCATCCCGCGTTGGTCGCGCCCTGTGGGGTGATGGTATGCAGCGCATTGCCGTGGGCATTGACCAGTCGATCTTTACCCCTTCCAACACTCAAGTAACCAACCCGGACCCGCATGACCGGCCCTATGCCGCCACGCTGACCGCGAATTTCAACCTGATTCAGGACAAGGATAACAATCGCAGCATTCTTGGCCTCGCGCTGGGTGTGGCGGGGCCCTCGGCATTGGGGCGGCAGGTGCAGAACGGCTTCCATGACCTGATCGGTGATACCGAGAACAAGGGCTGGGGCTATCAGATCCGCGATGAGCCGATTATCCAGTTCACCTCCGAGCGGACCTATCGTCTGCCGATGTATAAATTCTGGGGGCTGGAGACGGATGCCCTGCCATCCCTGACCTTCGGTGTCGGCAATCTGCGTGTGTACGGCCAGACCGGTGTGCTGTTCCGCATCGGGCAGGGGCTTCAGAGCGATTTCGGTCCCAACCGGATCAGACCGGGCCTGACGGGGGGGGATGCCTACACCCCGACCGGACGCTTCGCTTGGTATATCTTTGCCGGTGGGGACGGGCAGGCCGTGGCTCATGACATGACACTGGATGGCAATACCTGGCGCGACAGCCGCCATGTCTCCCGCCAGCCTTTCGTTGGTGAACTGGAAGCCGGGCTGGCAATCATCGCCTATGGTATGAAGGTCAGCTACACCCACGTCGTCCAGACGCAGGAATTCCATGGGCAGCATGGTGGCCTGTTCCAGTTCGGCGTCTTCAATCTCTCCACGCGGTTCTGACGGCTGATTTTAATCTTTGCCTTTGCTTCTCGCTCTGGTGATGAGGCAAGGGCGATGCGCTGCCTCCGTCCTGTGATAGGGCCAGTATGATGTGTATTCCCCGGCGCTCTTTTCTGTCTGCTCTTCCAGCTGCGGCATGTCTCGGCGCAGCCGGTGTGGTTTTTCCTTCAAATCAAGCTGAAGCGCAGGATTTCCGCGGTTTTATTGCCGGGGTGAAGGCAGAGGGCAGGCGGGCAGGCATCTCCGATACGATTTTGGCGCAGGCGTTGAACACTCTTTCCCCCAACACGCGGGTGATCGAGCTGGACCGCAAACAGCCTGAATTCACCATGACCTGGGAACGCTATCGCAGCACGCGCCTGTCGGAAAAACGCATTGCAGCCGGGCGGGAGCAGGCTGCCCGGAATGCGCAGTTGTTGATGCAGGTGGAGAACGCATACGGTGTGGATCGCGGCGTTATCCTCGGCATCTGGGGGCTGGAGACCAATTACGGCGCTTTTCAGGGTGGCTTCAACGTCATTGAGGCAACGGCTACGCTCGCATGGGAGGGCCGCCGTGCTTCTTTTTTCCGGGCGGAGTTGATGGCGGCGCTGAAAATCCTGAACCATGGCGACATCACGATGCCACGCATGCAGGGAAGCTATGCCGGGGCCATGGGACAGCCGCAATTCATGCCGACCTCCTTCAACCGGTATGCGGTTGATTTCGATGGCGATGGCCGTCGCAATATCTGGGACAGTGTACCGGATGTGTTGGCCTCGATTGCCAATTACCTGCTCAAATCCGGCTGGCATCAGGGGCAACCCTGGGGGACGCAGGCGATTGCTCCGGCGACGATCGATCCTTCTGTGGCTGGCCGTGAAAACAGATTGAGCCTTGCCGAATGGGCACGGCTTGGTGTGACGCTTGGTAACGGGCAGAGGCTTCCGGCGTCTCCCCTCCCGGCCTCCCTGATTTTGCCGGATGGACCGGGGGGCGAGGCTTTCCTTGCTTATCCGAATTTTAACGTGATTCGGCGCTATAATCCTTCCGACTTCTATGCCATTGCCGTGGGGATGATCGGGGATATGGTGATGGCGTGACGATACGGTCGGATCTGGAAAAAATAGGCAACGCTGCACTCTGGCGGAAGCTGTGCGTGTTCGGGAGTGTCGTGGGACTCGCCGGTTGCGTGCGTGGTCATGCCCCGCCGCCAGCGCCGCATCTGACTGTTGGTGCACCCTATCAGGTCGGGGATGTCTGGTATTATCCGGCCGAGCAGATCAGATTGACCCAGACCGGTCTGGCGACGGTGGATACGGATACTTCCTCGCGGCTTACAGCCGATGGTGAGCGCTATGATCCACAGGCTCTGGCGGCAGCACATCAGACGCTGCAATTGCCCGCCATCGTGTGGATCACCAATCTGGAAAACGGGCGGAGCCTGCGTCTGCGCGTCAACGACCGGGGACCGGCCTCACCATCACGTCTGGTGTCGTTGACGCCGCGGGCAGCTGAATTACTGGGCATTCAGGGGGCGACGAAAATTCGGCTGGATGTTGATGAAGCAGCCTCAACCCAGTTGCTTGATCATTTCCGCTCCCCTGCCGATGGGGTAAAGATGCAGGCCGCGCCGCGGCAGG
It encodes:
- a CDS encoding lipid A deacylase LpxR family protein; amino-acid sequence: MTGCTRSVWATVAVAGALAMPALFGASAAQATPKPDNSWIVNVDIENDAVAGTDRYYTAGQRVSVVMPSDLTPKWASRVGRALWGDGMQRIAVGIDQSIFTPSNTQVTNPDPHDRPYAATLTANFNLIQDKDNNRSILGLALGVAGPSALGRQVQNGFHDLIGDTENKGWGYQIRDEPIIQFTSERTYRLPMYKFWGLETDALPSLTFGVGNLRVYGQTGVLFRIGQGLQSDFGPNRIRPGLTGGDAYTPTGRFAWYIFAGGDGQAVAHDMTLDGNTWRDSRHVSRQPFVGELEAGLAIIAYGMKVSYTHVVQTQEFHGQHGGLFQFGVFNLSTRF
- a CDS encoding lytic murein transglycosylase, whose amino-acid sequence is MMCIPRRSFLSALPAAACLGAAGVVFPSNQAEAQDFRGFIAGVKAEGRRAGISDTILAQALNTLSPNTRVIELDRKQPEFTMTWERYRSTRLSEKRIAAGREQAARNAQLLMQVENAYGVDRGVILGIWGLETNYGAFQGGFNVIEATATLAWEGRRASFFRAELMAALKILNHGDITMPRMQGSYAGAMGQPQFMPTSFNRYAVDFDGDGRRNIWDSVPDVLASIANYLLKSGWHQGQPWGTQAIAPATIDPSVAGRENRLSLAEWARLGVTLGNGQRLPASPLPASLILPDGPGGEAFLAYPNFNVIRRYNPSDFYAIAVGMIGDMVMA
- a CDS encoding RlpA-like double-psi beta-barrel domain-containing protein; amino-acid sequence: MTIRSDLEKIGNAALWRKLCVFGSVVGLAGCVRGHAPPPAPHLTVGAPYQVGDVWYYPAEQIRLTQTGLATVDTDTSSRLTADGERYDPQALAAAHQTLQLPAIVWITNLENGRSLRLRVNDRGPASPSRLVSLTPRAAELLGIQGATKIRLDVDEAASTQLLDHFRSPADGVKMQAAPRQDVAQESLAPPSGASGSAGIQSTPAPTIQNQAETSASDIGPLPEQVEQGVPSPGNLYIKAGVFGGMRAASIQASRLGAIGARVERARVNGQERNTVLIGPFATIAEADAALDRALAAGVPDARIVVATDSRQLID